In Phycisphaerales bacterium AB-hyl4, the genomic window TGATTGTCGGCTTCGGTGATGACGGTGCGTTCGCGCTCTTCGGGCTTCTCCGGGGCGACACAGCCGACGAGGGTCAACGTCAGGGCCACCGCTCCGGCGAGCGTCGGTCGCAGCCACGCGCGCGGCGAAAGATTCAACATGGTTCGTGCCTCCTGCACCTTGCACGGCCCGCTCCATGGGCCGAGATTTTCGAGTCTTATCGGGTGTTATCGGTCAACTGGACGCTGAAACATTCGAGATTTCGCACGGCCTCGCCCAGGCCCGACTTCGACCGCCGGTCGGCCTGGAGCACACCGTCGAACAGCGCCGCCGCCCGCGCCGGCGACATCTGCCGCAACGCATTGAAAAACAACGCCTGTCGCGGCCCCCACAACTTCAACTGCTTCGCCGCCGCCGCCTCCGGCACGCCCGCCTGCCGGAGCATCCACGCCACATTGAGCTTGCGCATCAGGTCCGCGAGGAAGTATGCCACCAACGCATCCGGCTGGCCGGCGAGGTCGATCAACTCCCGCAAGCTGGTGATTAACGCACCGGGGTTGCGCTGCTGCATCGCCTGGAGCGCCACCTCCTGCACCGCCCACGCCTGCTCTTCGCTGCTTCGGCCGACCACGTCCTGTACCAGCTTCGGCTCGATGGGCGAACCTTCGTCGACCATCAACGCGAGCTTGGCCAACTCCGTGTCCAACTGCATCAGCCGAGGGCCCAGCCGATCGATCAGCGCCTCGGCCGCGGCGGGGGTGATGGTGGTCTTGTGCTGCTTCTTTGCCCGGGCGACGAGCCACGCCTTCGCTTCGGCAGGGGAGGGCGCGTCGCATTTGATGATCGCACCGTGTTTGGCAATGAGCTTGTCGAGGTTGCCGCGATTCCACGTTCCGCTGCGAAGCAGCAGCGTCGCGTGGTCGACGGGGTTCTCAGCGTATCGCTCCAGGGCTTCGCGATGGGTTTTGACGAACAGGTCCGCTTCGTCAACGAGCACGAGCTTGTACGTCTGCATCAGCGAGTAGCCGCGCAGCTCATCGAGCACATCGGCGAGCGGGGCGGTCTTGCCTTCGAAGCTGAAGGTTTCGACTTCGCCATGCTCCGCTGCGAGGGCGGCGCGCAGCTCATGCAGGCGGGTCTGCTTGAGCATATCGTCGGGGCCGTGGAGCACGACGAGGCGCATGGACGCATCGAGCGTGACGTCGGCTTTGCGGGCTGGGGCGCGGCTGCGGGCCATGTGGAGGATTGTACCGCAGTCGAGCGAAGCCGACTTGAGCCGAAGTTGGTCGGTCGATGGGGCGGTCGTCGGCTCAGCGTGGCAGTGTTCGCAACGTCCCCGCTGCGGCGTCAGGCGAGGCCTGTTAAAGCTTGGGGCATTGCTTTAAAAGTGAGGAAGGTCGTGCCCGATTATTGCGCCGTTTTCAGTCCAATCGCATCACAGCTGACCAGGTTCCACGGCATCTTCGCCAGCACCATGGCCATGCCACAAAAGTCTGTGATGCCCGCGAACATCAGTCCGCCGCCCACAAACGCAGACAACCAGCCGCGTCGCCTCGTCCCGCTGCTGTTGTGCTGCCAACTGCTCGGGCTGAATCGTCTGCAAACTCATTGCGATCGCTCCAATCCGCTGGGCCTGCGCGTCGTTCATTTCACCCGTCCGCCCGGACTTAATGTGCCATGCTCCCGACGGAATGCATGATTTTAGCCGAATCAGAAGATTTACGAGCAGGTCATGTGTCGAGAGGTCGCAGTGATTGACACCTTTCCAAAGGTCATCTCCATGCCGACGCCAGATCAGGATTGAACTGCTCGAGCGTTGCATTTCACTGTCTTCAAGACGCCAAGGAGAAATAGGCATAGAAATGGGCGTACAATAAAAGGGACGGAAGGATGGAAAAACGGAAGCGATAGGGATTGAACTGCGGCCGAGGTTTGCATAAAGATACCCACAGGCCTGCTCTTTTTCGATGCGTCCTGACAAATGTGATGGACTTGGTTTAGTTGGACGGTGGTGGTGTTTGTTGTCTACGGTCCAACGTTGGTACAAGCCATTATTGAGGGGAGATAAGATTAAGGCTGAATACCAAGAGACCCGGCAGGAGGAGTGGGCGAGCGCGCTGACGCACGCGGTTGGCGTGGTGCTGGCGGTCGTTGCGGCGGTACTGATGCTGCAGCATGCACGTCAGCATGGAGATGCCTGGCATATTGTGACGGTGGCGATCTTTGGCATCACGTTAGTGGCCGTTTATCTCGCATCAACGCTCTATCACGGCGTATGTCACCCGCGATGGCGGCGGGCTCTGCTCACCTGCGACTACGTGTGCATCTATCTGTTGATCGCTGGCTCCTACACGCCGTTTGCACTGGTCACAATCGGCGGGCAGGTGGGGTGGAGCATCTTCGGCGTGATCTGGGGGCTTGCAATCATCGGCGTCCTGCTGAAGCTGCGATTCTGCGATCGCTTTCCGTTGGTGTCCACCGGCATCTACCTGGCCATGGGCTGGATGGCGGTGTGCTTCAGCGTGCCGGCCATCGAGGCTATGAGCACTACGGGCCTGGTCTGGCTGGGCGCCGGCGGCCTGGCGTACACCTTCGGTGTGGCTGTCTACCTCTGGCGTCACCTGCCGTTCAACCATGCGATCTGGCATCTGTTCGTGATCGCCGGCAGCGCCTGCCATGTCACGGCAATATTCCACGACGTTCTGCCAGCTCTGCCAGCATAGCGGCGACCGCGTTATCCCACCGATCATAGTAGGCGTGAACCTCCATCACCCGCCGAGCCAGGGGATGGAGCGGGATGGGCGATGCGATCAGCGTCCGGTGGACGCTTGTTCAGGCCAACGTGACGTTCTCGGCCTGTGGGCCTTTTTCGCTCCGCTGTTCGTCAAAAGTGACGCGTTGCCCCTCTTGCAGGTCTTCGAAGCGTGCATCCTGAAGACTGTTGGCGTGAAAGAATATTTCCTGACCGGACTCCGTCTGGATGAATCCGAAACCTCGGTCGGTCAACTTTTTGATCTTGCCTTCTGCCATGGTGTCTTCTCCTGAAGCGTGTTTGAGTGAATGCCCGGACCTGTCCTGACGTTATCGTATCAGATCGAGGTTCGTCGAGGCGCGGGCTCGATCAATACGGCGGCGATCCACGTCGAACTGTCCGAACCGTCCGAACCGTCCGAGTCGTCCGAGTCGTCTGGATCGCCGGATGCGCCACGGCCTCGACGTTCCGCGGCATGAGCCGGACGTGGCCGCGGGTCCTATTGCGTCGTTACGGGTATCAACTGGACGAAGTATCAATCGAGCCGAGCCATGCCAGCGTGTTCCGGTGACAAACCCGCTCGCGTGCGGGGGCGGGCAGTGCATCCAGGCAGGCTACCTCGCGGCGGTAGGAACTGCGGATCTGCAGCCGATCGTATTCGATCGAGTAGTAGGGCACATCACTACCCCAGATCAGCTTGTCCGGGTATGCCTGTGCCAGATCCTGCAGTACTCTTTCGGGCGACATATAGTCGGACTCGAAGCGGTCGACTGGTGCCGCAACGGCAGGCAGGTCTCGCTGAGCGCAGATGCAGTGCGTGATGAATGCGGAACAGTCGAACCACGCATTCGGCAACTGGGCCACACGATCCAGCGTGGGCTGATGAAATCGGCAGGAGTGGGCGAGTACGAACCGCACCTTCGGCCGCGACTCCACCACGCGAAGAATATCGCTGCACTGCGACCACTTATCTTCCGCTCGAATGCTCGTATGAATGAGCAGCGGCAGGTCATGCGCTTCAGCATAATCGAGCATGCACGCGCCCTCGTCGAGCAACGCCAGAATGGGCGATTGAATTGTGTGCGTCTGAAACTTCAGCCCATAGATTCTGTATTCCGACGGCAGCGCCTGCCATGCACGCACTTGCGCTTCGGGCTTGCGGGATGGGTCGGCAATGAGGAACGGCCACAACCGCGATTGCCAATCCGCTGGACAACGCAGGATGTCGTTGCACAGTCGACGATTCTCAAACTCATAAGGCACAGCGTCAGCATCGGCGGCGAGCTGGATTCGGTTACGCTTGATCGCCGCCATGTCCAGTGCCGTGTACGCGACGAATGGGAACACGACGAAAGCGTCGATGTTGAATCCATCCGCTTCGTTAAACAGCCGTGGCAGGTCGAGGCAGTAGGGCGACCAGCCCTGCATGTAGAACAGCGGGTCGAAGCCGACGTGCGTGTGGTTGTCAATCCGCATTAACGCTCTCCATCCGGAATCGCAAAACCAGCCAGCTCAGCCGACGTTCATGCCGATGGGAAGTACGACCGCTTTGATGATCGGCTCCGTGCGATCCGCAATCGCATGAAAGACCTTTTCGGCTTCGGCGGGGGCGACCTGGTGTGTCACCAGGTCTTTCGCAGGGATCAGGCCGCGCTTGAGCAGGTCGAGCGATACGCTGAAGTTGATCGCCGGCTCGGCGAAGACTGGGCGCAGCGTGATCTTGCGGAAGATGAGGTGGTTGATGTCGATCTCGATTCGGCTCCGGTCGCCGAAATGCAGGCCGTAGAAGGTGATGATCCCGCCGTAGGCGATCGCCTTCAGCGCGTCATGCATGCTCTCCGGCGGGGCGCTGACGATCACGCGATCCACACCGTCGGGGAATCGTTGCTTGATGACAGCTTCGACGTCCTCTTGCGCGGCGTCGATGACCTGGTCGATGCCCATCTTCTCCGCCAACGCGGTACGTGCTTTGCCGAGGGTGCTGTTGGTATTGATCTGCGTGGCTGCGACGAACCCGGCCCCCTGCAGCTTGGCGACCTTGGCTGACATCAGCCCGAGCGGTCCGCAGCCGATGACCAGAACGCTACCACCCAGCGGCACGTCCGCCTGGAGCACGGAGCTCAGCGACACCGCCAACGGCTCGGTGAGGCAGGCCGCCACGGGCGACAGGCCCTCGTACTTCACGAGATTGTTGCAGCGGACGCGCATGTACTGGCCCATGCCCGACTGCCCGCCGAGATCGTAGAAGGATACGCACAGGTCGGGTCGGCCGCCCTTGCACTTGTCGCACAGGCCACACATGGCGCAGTCTTCGACAATGACATGGTCGCCCGGCTGAACGTGGCTGACACCGTCGCCCACCGCCACGACCTCCGCGGCGATCTCGTGGCCGAGCGGCATGGCATCGTCCGACCACTGCTTGAGAAAGTTCATGTCCGTGCCGCAGACACCGCAGGCATGCACCTTGACCACCGCGTCGTTGAAGCCAGGCTCTGCGATGTCCACTTCACGGCGTTCGACGACCATGTCTTTCTTGCCGTACAGGCCGATGCTTTTCATATACCGCCTCCTTTTTATGCGGGGCACTGTTCAGCGCTGGACCCGACGGGTTGATCGGCCAGTGTGATCATCCGCGCGTCCAGCACGAGCAAGCCTTCAGCGTGCACCTTGATCGGGTTCAGATCCACCTCAGCGATGTAAGGATTGTCCATCAGCAACTGCGAAACCTTCATCAGTGCTTCGCGGATGGCTTCGAGATCGACGGGTCTCGTACCTCGAGCGCCGGTCAGCAGTGGGAAGGCTGCGATCTCGCGGATCATCGCGTCTGTTTCGGTGTGATCGAGCGGGCAGACACGGAAGGCGACGTCCTTGAGCACTTCGACAAAGATACCGCCGAGGCCGAACATCACCACCGGTCCGAACACCGGGTCGTTCAGGCCGCCGATGATGACCTCGACGCCATCAGTAACATCCATCCGGGTAACGAGAACACCCGCCAACTCGGCGGTTGGATCATATCGGCGTGCATTGGCAATGATGTCGTCGTACGCTTGCCTCACATCGTTCTCATTCCCGAGCGTCAGCTTGACACAGCCAGCGTCGGACTTATGCGAAATATCTTTCGAGATGATCTTCATCGCGACGGGGTAGCCAATGGTCTCGGCGTATCGCACCGCCTCGTCCGGCGTCTCGGCGATGCGCTCGTCAGGGTAAGGCAGGTCGTAGGCCCGCAGCAGTTGCTTCGCCTCGGGCTCAAGCAGTGAACCCCGCCGGGCCGATTCGCGGATAGCAGGGTCAATCTCGATAGCAGGTTGTTCATCCCGCTTCGCCAACCACGTTCCCTGCCTGGATTGATTTTCGTGCTGCTTCACCAGCGCAGCCATCGTGTTGACGGCATCGTGATGGCTGTAGAACAGCGGAACGTTGTGTTTCTGAAGAATGTCCACCAGTTCGCTGGGCTTGTACGAGGCGAAATAGGAGTAGATCAGAATCGGCTTGGAACTTCGGCCGATCAGGTCGCACATGCGTTCGACATAAATCCGTTCTTTGTCCAACTCTTTTGGGCTGATATTGAAAAAACCTGCAAAGCCGCCGACGATGATTACGCCATCAATCGAGGCATCATTGATGGCGGCCTCTGTCGCTTCGACCACGTTCTCCCAGCCGGCGAGATCGATCGGGTTGACGACCGAGCCGTTGGGCGGGATGAATTGCTTGAGTCGATCCTGCGTGGCTTGCGACAGTTCCGGAACGACCAGCCCTTTCTGCACGCACGCGTCGCTGGTCAATGCGCAGTCGCCGCCGCCTTCGGAGATCACGCACACGCGATTGCCCGCGGCTGTCTTTTGCTGATTAAAAGCCATCAGCAGCGAGGTGAACTCGGCGATATCGTGCACTTGGATCGCGCCCGCCTGCTTCAGTGCAGCGCTGTAAATCGCATCATTGCCGGCGATCGACGCGGTGTGGCTGGCGACCACCTTTGCGCCGGCTTCCGTGCGCCCGCTCTTCAGTACCACAACGGGCTTGACCTTTGCCGCCTCGCGAACCTCCTCCACGAACTGCCTTCCGTCGCGTAGTCCCTCGATGTGGATCGCGATGCTTCGCGTGTGTGGATCGTCACGAAAGTATCGGACGAAGTCGT contains:
- a CDS encoding amidohydrolase family protein is translated as MRIDNHTHVGFDPLFYMQGWSPYCLDLPRLFNEADGFNIDAFVVFPFVAYTALDMAAIKRNRIQLAADADAVPYEFENRRLCNDILRCPADWQSRLWPFLIADPSRKPEAQVRAWQALPSEYRIYGLKFQTHTIQSPILALLDEGACMLDYAEAHDLPLLIHTSIRAEDKWSQCSDILRVVESRPKVRFVLAHSCRFHQPTLDRVAQLPNAWFDCSAFITHCICAQRDLPAVAAPVDRFESDYMSPERVLQDLAQAYPDKLIWGSDVPYYSIEYDRLQIRSSYRREVACLDALPAPARERVCHRNTLAWLGSIDTSSS
- a CDS encoding cold-shock protein produces the protein MAEGKIKKLTDRGFGFIQTESGQEIFFHANSLQDARFEDLQEGQRVTFDEQRSEKGPQAENVTLA
- a CDS encoding zinc-binding dehydrogenase; this translates as MKSIGLYGKKDMVVERREVDIAEPGFNDAVVKVHACGVCGTDMNFLKQWSDDAMPLGHEIAAEVVAVGDGVSHVQPGDHVIVEDCAMCGLCDKCKGGRPDLCVSFYDLGGQSGMGQYMRVRCNNLVKYEGLSPVAACLTEPLAVSLSSVLQADVPLGGSVLVIGCGPLGLMSAKVAKLQGAGFVAATQINTNSTLGKARTALAEKMGIDQVIDAAQEDVEAVIKQRFPDGVDRVIVSAPPESMHDALKAIAYGGIITFYGLHFGDRSRIEIDINHLIFRKITLRPVFAEPAINFSVSLDLLKRGLIPAKDLVTHQVAPAEAEKVFHAIADRTEPIIKAVVLPIGMNVG
- the holA gene encoding DNA polymerase III subunit delta codes for the protein MARSRAPARKADVTLDASMRLVVLHGPDDMLKQTRLHELRAALAAEHGEVETFSFEGKTAPLADVLDELRGYSLMQTYKLVLVDEADLFVKTHREALERYAENPVDHATLLLRSGTWNRGNLDKLIAKHGAIIKCDAPSPAEAKAWLVARAKKQHKTTITPAAAEALIDRLGPRLMQLDTELAKLALMVDEGSPIEPKLVQDVVGRSSEEQAWAVQEVALQAMQQRNPGALITSLRELIDLAGQPDALVAYFLADLMRKLNVAWMLRQAGVPEAAAAKQLKLWGPRQALFFNALRQMSPARAAALFDGVLQADRRSKSGLGEAVRNLECFSVQLTDNTR
- a CDS encoding acetate--CoA ligase family protein, which codes for MADNLHALLNPRSVAVIGISRNPDSFGYPLVEIAQRCGYEGELHLVNPNADMILGLKCYDSVLDVPGEVDVALIMVPKKLTSAAVEDCTAKGVKGIVIITAGFAEDGADGGALQTALVEKARTRGIRIVGPNTLGYYSAPAKLDALMSGFIKPGHTALITQSGNLTTSLTFPGAERGLGFSYVVGLGNQADVEVHDFVRYFRDDPHTRSIAIHIEGLRDGRQFVEEVREAAKVKPVVVLKSGRTEAGAKVVASHTASIAGNDAIYSAALKQAGAIQVHDIAEFTSLLMAFNQQKTAAGNRVCVISEGGGDCALTSDACVQKGLVVPELSQATQDRLKQFIPPNGSVVNPIDLAGWENVVEATEAAINDASIDGVIIVGGFAGFFNISPKELDKERIYVERMCDLIGRSSKPILIYSYFASYKPSELVDILQKHNVPLFYSHHDAVNTMAALVKQHENQSRQGTWLAKRDEQPAIEIDPAIRESARRGSLLEPEAKQLLRAYDLPYPDERIAETPDEAVRYAETIGYPVAMKIISKDISHKSDAGCVKLTLGNENDVRQAYDDIIANARRYDPTAELAGVLVTRMDVTDGVEVIIGGLNDPVFGPVVMFGLGGIFVEVLKDVAFRVCPLDHTETDAMIREIAAFPLLTGARGTRPVDLEAIREALMKVSQLLMDNPYIAEVDLNPIKVHAEGLLVLDARMITLADQPVGSSAEQCPA
- a CDS encoding hemolysin III family protein, which produces MSTVQRWYKPLLRGDKIKAEYQETRQEEWASALTHAVGVVLAVVAAVLMLQHARQHGDAWHIVTVAIFGITLVAVYLASTLYHGVCHPRWRRALLTCDYVCIYLLIAGSYTPFALVTIGGQVGWSIFGVIWGLAIIGVLLKLRFCDRFPLVSTGIYLAMGWMAVCFSVPAIEAMSTTGLVWLGAGGLAYTFGVAVYLWRHLPFNHAIWHLFVIAGSACHVTAIFHDVLPALPA